The window GATGATAGCAATGCTATGGTTGAAGTAAGAGACTACATCTAATGTTTGACAATTTTGATCTTTCCAAAGTGGGAGCAATGCTTGAAGAAGCACAAAAACAAGCCCAAAAGATGCACGAAGATGCAAGCCATAAACAGTTCACCGCTAAAAGTGGTGGTGGAATGGTGAGCGTGAGTATGGATGGTAATGGCGAAGTGATCGATATCACGCTTGATGATTCGCTTTTAAGCGATAAAGAATCATTACAAATTTTACTCATAAGTGCAATGAACGATGTTTCCAAAATGGTAGAAGATAATAAAAAACTAGCGACAACTCAAATGCTCTCAGGCATTGGTGGATTTGGCGCAAAAAGTTAAGGAGCAGTATGTGAAACGTCTAGGTCTCTTTCTTTTTTTAATACTACAAGCCCTTTATGCGGCTGAAGCACCAGTACCTGCTTCTAAAGCAGAGTTTGTTTATCCTGATTTTTCACAGTGTTATGAAAAGAATAGACAATCTGTTGTCTATTTTGGTAAAACACGCGCTGTTGCTATTAGCGAAAAACAAGCGGTTGCTTACTCAAAAGAGAAACCAAGTGTTTCGTATGTGAAGTACGATGCTTACTCTAATCTATATCTGTTTGATTCCCCAAAACCGCTTATTCCTGTCAAATTAAAATCAACCAGTGAACTTAAAATGGGTGAATGGCTTGTCAGTATGACCGATAACTCTTTAGTGGCTGTCAATGCTTCCAAAATAGGTAAAAGTGGTAATGAATTGTTTGAATTTGGTGGTGTAGGTGAGGTCAATAGTCTTGTAGGCGGTCTTTGTTGCGAAATGTATGGATTAGGCATTGGCGATAAATTTTTTATCAGTTCAGAAGAGTTAGATCGTTTTATTAAAGGGCAATCCGCTTCGTTTCCAGAGCTTGGAGTCCGTGTCATTGATAGTAATGAAAGTGTTGTTGTTGATTTTGTTGATCTTTCTTTTAAAGATGCAAAGCTCAAAGCGGGTGATAAAATCACATTGCTGAATGGTAAAAAAGTAAGTAATATTACAGAGTTTACGGAAGCGCTTAAAACATTTAAAGATCTCACCAAAGTAAGTGCTCAAATTCAGCGTGATAACGCATGGATCGAAGAGAATATTTTGGCATCAAAATCTGCTACTAAAAAAGTTGAATCAAAAAAAGTGCCATTGCCTGAAAAGAAAAAAGAGAGTTATCTGCAAACGAAAGGCTTTAAGTTTGATAGTGAGCTCAGAATTAAAGATATAGCACGTGGTTCTTTTGCTGAACAAAGTGGTCTTAAAGTAGGTGATCGCTTAA is drawn from Sulfurospirillum arsenophilum NBRC 109478 and contains these coding sequences:
- a CDS encoding YbaB/EbfC family nucleoid-associated protein; this encodes MFDNFDLSKVGAMLEEAQKQAQKMHEDASHKQFTAKSGGGMVSVSMDGNGEVIDITLDDSLLSDKESLQILLISAMNDVSKMVEDNKKLATTQMLSGIGGFGAKS
- a CDS encoding DUF7488 domain-containing protein; translated protein: MKRLGLFLFLILQALYAAEAPVPASKAEFVYPDFSQCYEKNRQSVVYFGKTRAVAISEKQAVAYSKEKPSVSYVKYDAYSNLYLFDSPKPLIPVKLKSTSELKMGEWLVSMTDNSLVAVNASKIGKSGNELFEFGGVGEVNSLVGGLCCEMYGLGIGDKFFISSEELDRFIKGQSASFPELGVRVIDSNESVVVDFVDLSFKDAKLKAGDKITLLNGKKVSNITEFTEALKTFKDLTKVSAQIQRDNAWIEENILASKSATKKVESKKVPLPEKKKESYLQTKGFKFDSELRIKDIARGSFAEQSGLKVGDRLMQVDQLPVDRMAEADTYLAKNRNREVSLLFDRDDFQFFVTLNR